From the genome of Triticum aestivum cultivar Chinese Spring chromosome 3B, IWGSC CS RefSeq v2.1, whole genome shotgun sequence, one region includes:
- the LOC123064649 gene encoding AP2/ERF and B3 domain-containing protein Os01g0141000 has product MGVEILSSMVEDSSQYSSGASTATTESGTTGRALTALSLPVAIADESVTSAQSAPSRFKGVVPQPNGRWGSQIYERHARVWLGTFPDQDLAARAYDVAALRYRGRDAATNFPCAAAEAELAFLGAHSKAEIVDMLRKHTYADELRQGLRRGRGMGARAQPTPSWAREPLFEKAVTPSDVGKLNRLVVPKQHAEKHFPLKRTPERTTTTGNGVLLNFEDGEGKVWRFRYSYWNSSQSYVLTKGWSRFVREKGLAAGDSIIFSCSAYGQEKQLFIDCKKNTTVNSGKSASPLPVVETAKGEQVRVVRLFGVDIAGVKRGRAATAEQGPPELLKRQCVPLPHGQRSPALGAFVL; this is encoded by the coding sequence ATGGGGGTGGAAATCCTGAGCTCCATGGTGGAGGACTCCTCCCAGTACTCTTCCGGCGCGTCCACGGCCACGACGGAGTCAGGCACCACGGGAAGAGCACTGACGGCTCTGAGCCTACCAGTCGCCATCGCCGACGAGTCCGTGACCTCGGCGCAGTCGGCGCCGTCGCGGTTCAAGGGCGTGGTGCCTCAGCCCAACGGGCGGTGGGGTTCCCAGATCTACGAGCGCCACGCTCGCGTCTGGCTCGGCACGTTCCCGGACCAGGACTTGGCGGCGCGCGCCTACGACGTAGCCGCGCTCAGGTACCGCGGCCGCGATGCCGCCACCAACTTCCCGTGCGCGGccgcggaggcggagctcgccttCCTGGGGGCGCACTCCAAGGCCGAGATCGTCGACATGCTCCGGAAGCACACCTACGCCGACGAGCTCCGCCAGGGTCTGCGACGCGGCCGCGGCATGGGGGCGCGCGCGCAGCCGACGCCATCGTGGGCGCGGGAGCCCCTCTTCGAGAAGGCCGTGACCCCAAGCGATGTCGGCAAGCTCAATCGCCTCGTGGTGCCGAAGCAACACGCCGAGAAGCACTTCCCTCTGAAGCGCACCCCGGAGAGGACGACCACCACCGGCAACGGCGTGCTGCTCAACTTTGAGGACGGTGAGGGGAAGGTGTGGAGGTTCCGGTACTCGTATTGGAACAGCAGCCAGAGCTACGTGCTCACAAAGGGCTGGAGTCGCTTCGTCCGGGAGAAGGGCCTCGCTGCCGGCGACTCCATCATCTTCTCGTGCTCGGCGTACGGCCAGGAGAAGCAGCTCTTCATCGACTGCAAGAAGAATACGACCGTCAACAGCGGCAAATCGGCGTCGCCGCTGCCAGTGGTGGAGACTGCCAAAGGAGAACAAGTCCGCGTCGTTAGGCTGTTCGGTGTCGACATCGCCGGAGTGAAGAGGGGGCGAGCGGCGACGGCGGAGCAAGGCCCGCCGGAGTTGCTCAAGAGGCAATGCGTTCCACTTCCACACGGTCAGCGCTCTCCTGCCCTAGGTGCTTTCGTCTTATAG